Part of the Zingiber officinale cultivar Zhangliang chromosome 8A, Zo_v1.1, whole genome shotgun sequence genome, AGGACGACCGGCTCTTCCCCATGCTCACCGTCTACGAGACGCTCACGTTCGCCGCCGACTTCCGCCTCGGCTCCATCCCCATccaggagaagaaggagagggtGGAGAGGCTCATCGAGCAACTAGGGTTGACGGTATGCCAAGTTTTTTTCCAGTCAGTCAATCAGTCGAACAACTTCCGTTCCGAGTCCATGAACTTCACAAATCGAGCATGCTCTCCTTGCAGTGGTCCAGGAACACTTACATCGGCGACGAGGGGACGCGCGGGGTGTCGGGGGGCGAGCGGCGGCGGGTGTCGATCGGGGTGGATATCATCCACAAGCCGGCGCTGCTGTTCCTGGACGAACCCACCTCGGGGCTCGACTCCACCAGCGCCCACAGCGTGATCGAGCGGGTTCATAACATCGCCCGCGACGGGAGCACCGTCATCCTCACCATCCACCAGCCGTCGAACCGCATCCAGTTGCTGCTCGACCATCTCATCATCCTAGCCCGCGGGCAGCTCATGTACATGGGCGCGCCGCCGGACGTTGGCGCCCACCTCGGCCGCATGGGACGCAAGGTCCCCAAGGGCGAGAGCGCCGTCGAGCACCTTCTGGACGTGATCCAGGAGTACGACCAGTCGGAGTACGGCGTGGCGGCTCTAGCCGAGTTCTGCCTCACCGGGCTGAAGCCGCCGCGCATCTCTGACGAGGCATACTTCTCCATCTCCAACGTGCGACAGGCAGGGGCAAAGGAGGAAGAGTCGGTTGCTGGTGGAAGCGGAGTCCATCGCGGAGGCAATGAGTTCGATCATAGCTTGCGAAGCCTCTGGGCCTCCGGCCGGTCACCCTGGAGCGACAGCCATGGCGGCAGCGCTATAATGGACGCGCTTCGCCTTACGCCCTCTCGGCCACGGAGGCCGCCGCATCCGCCTAACAAGTGAGTCTTCTCCCGCAAATCACAAACTAATTTGCGGAGATGATTTCGAGCTAATTCCATTGCCAATTGTCGTCCGATGTAGCCTCTCGCCGGCATACTACTTCTCGAAGGAGATCATGTCGAGCACGCCGACGCCCCACAGCAGCGACTACACGGTGAACGAGGACGACTACCTAACGCCAAACTTCTTCGACGGCGGCGGCGGGCGGCACGAGGCGGCCCGACCCAAGTTCGCGAACTCGTACCCGGTGGAGATTTGGGTGCTGATGCGGCGCAACTTCACGAACATCCGGCGCACCCCGGAGCTGTTCCTGTCCCGGCAGATGGTGCTGACGGTGATGGGGATCATGATGGCTACCATGTTCACGCATCCTAAGGACACGCCGCAGGGCGTGGCGGAACGCCtcagcttcttcatcttcaccgtctgcctcttcttcttctcctccaacgaTGCCGTGCCGGCGTTCATCCAGGAGCGGTTCATCTTCGTGCGGGAGACTTCCCACAACGCGTACCGCGCCTCCTCCTACGCGCTCGCCGGCCTCATCACCTACCTACCCTTCCTCCTCCTGCAGGCGGCCACGTACGCCGTGATCGTGTGGTGGGCGCTCAGGCTGCACGGCAGCTTCGCCTACTTCCTCCTCGTGCTCTACGCGTCGCTGCTGGCCACCAACTCCTTCGTCGTTTTCGTCAGCTCGGTGGTGCCCAATTTCATTCTGGGCTACGCGGCGGTCATCGCCTTCACGgcgctcttcttcctcttctgcggCTACTTCCTCAGCAGCAGCAGCATCCCGCGGGGATGGAAGTGGATGAACATCATCTCCACGATGAAGTACCCGTACGAGGGATTCCTCATGAACGAGTTCGTCAGGGACCGGGTGTTCTACCACAACCCGCTGAACCAGACGCTGCCAGTAACCGGCGCCGACATCCTGCGGCAGATGTCGATCAGCCGAGAGGAGGTGCAGAAGTGGCGGATGGTGCTGTACCTGGTGGGGTGGGCGGTCATCTACCGCCTGTTCTTCTACTTGGTCCTGCGCTTCGGATCCAAGAACCAGAGGTCGTGATCATGGTTCACAGAACGCAAGATCGATTTGGGTAGAATCGGATCGGTCGGGTGGGATCGGATAGTAAATTAAACAATCCTACCAAAAATCTTTTAATTGTATGgtacattattaataatttaaaaaatatatttaaaaatattgtttatatataaataaattaataatataatctaaataataataataataaataaaagataaaaataatctaaattataaaataatttaaaagataataaaaaattaaaaatctttttgtgTCTTAAAAGACTTTAAATAACAAGCTGTTATGAGTTTTTTAACTATAGATTTCTAACAGACTATGATTTAATATATTCACAATTTTATCGTGACCCAtagatatatattatatatatagtcACAAAATCTATCCAAGCACCactcttaaaataaaaaaatctttttgagtatttaaataattttgaatggcCTTTTGATTTTACTCAAATTTAATTCTATTACAGTAGTTTTTATTAAAGTCGCTGCACATAATagttttattataatataaagtAATTTGACCATAATTACTTACAATTATCAACAGTGAAAATAAGattacttttaaaataaaaataaaatagaccaCATAATTTTGACCtttattttttggaaaaaaaaataaagaaaaataatagagttgtaaTCGGTGCggtgataaattaataaatatatcaaTAGCCAACAAAAGGCCGCGCTAATTTCTCCCTCGAGCGTCTTCCGCCCTCCGGTCTCCTCGTTTCCTCGCTTCCTCCCTAACCCGAAGTTCAACACgccagaggaggaagaagcatcgAGGATAGAGAAATTGCTCGTCGCAATCCTCCATTCGGCCGTCTTCGTCCACAAAAGAGCTCCTTTTCCTTCCGCTCAGCTCTCATTTTGTCACAAAGTTCGTCCTTGGAGGCCAGTCAGCCAACCAAAAGGGGGGCAGAGAGGCCTCAGGCAAGGAACGAGATCCCTTGCGTTCCACCTCAATGACATGCTAGGCCTCGGTGTTTGTTGAATTTTGGCACATTTCGTGGTTTGGATTTCTTCTTTAGGGTTTGGGGATGCCTCTCCTTTTCGGTAATTCGAGCCGTGCGTTATAGGTTTGGATCTTTTGCGCCTTCACGGAAGAGAAAGAATCCATCTTTGGCGCCTTTTGATTCCTAGTTAGGCGTTCAGGCGTTGGTCGTCTCCAGTTGCGGATTTCTGATGCTTTCTTTCTGGCATTGGCCTTTTGGAATCTATCCATTCAACAGGAGAACATCGAAATAATATTTATGAAAAGTGACCATATGGTTTTATCATACGATAGCTCAAGCTTATGATTCTGCGTGATTAGTATCTATCCATTCACGGGTAACTTCAGATGATTCTTGGTTCTGGACATTAGGATCATGACTGAGAGATTTCTTACTTCAAGGAAGGACGTCAACTGATCTTCTGTGTAAGGCATAGGTGATATTCTGAGAGCTATTCGGCAAGGACAAACTTATGTCATGAGAATGGTAGCATATATGTACAGGCTGTATCAGAGAGATGATGGCCTTAAGCAGGAATGGTATGATTGTTGGATGTATGATTTTGTTTCTGGTTATTGTTCCACAACTGTCAGCAGGGAGACAATTACAGTTCTTCAGTTTGACTCATTATATGGTAAGAAGAAGGCTTCAATGCCATTTTCATGTTTCTATGATTCATATTCTTTGTTGAATTATAACTAGAATTATAGTTTAGAAAGCATAGCTCTTCTATAAACTTTAACTTGATATGATGATGATGCTTCATTGTGAAGAAGTTTGTTGTCTATCAATTTATGATTTTCTAGTTTTTTGTCTGGAAACGGTATAAGCTGTCAGTCAGCATGTCATCTTGAAACTTCATCTATAGTTAATATGTCTCATTTGAGCTACCATTAAGCCACATCATATTTGTTTTGtcctttaaaattaattataaactcTAGTTGACATCTAGTCATTGTGTGCTTGGATTATTGTCAATAGATTAGAAGTATAGTTAGGCGAGGTGCGGTCTGTGTGCTTCAAATCAATTACAGTGTGTACCTTCAACAAGCCACTATAACTATTCAGGGATATTGTTTATGTGGACATACAAGTAACTATTCAGGGATATTCTACACTAATATCATATCTGTGTGCCATTTAATTTTCTCTGTTGGTAATTATTTACATTTGAGAATTGGATTTCTCCTACAATCAAAACCCAGAAGGAATCTTCAGGATTTTTTCAGCCCCTGATAACAAAAAGAGATGCCAGTTGTGTGACATCCATCTCAATGAATGTGTCATATGATTTTCTACTGATCCAATAATCTCACTATAGATATTTGATGCTGATGATTTACAATTATGACAGATAGAAAAAATGTTGCTTGATTGTGGTCTGCAATTGGAAGATATAAATGAGATTATTAACAATTGTCGATTACCTCTTTTGGAGGCCTTTGTCAAAGATTCTAAGCATATCTATGTAAAAGCTCGTTCACCGACAGGAGATGCCCAAGATGAAGCTGCAACTTCTCTATGTTCACATCTTCCACACTATCTTGAAAGTTTGAGAAAACAGAGCCACCAAGCTCTTAGTTCACTAGAAGAGAATGGCTATAAGAACTTGTATTCTTGTTATCTTGGCCACTTACTTGGACATCCTTCAAGACGGAATCTTTCTGGTCAATCTGCAACAGCCGGTGCACCTGTTTCTCATGCTTCAGCTGCATCACCATATACTGCAAATGGATTTGATCCATTGCCTTCCCCTCCCCCAGTTCCTGCAAGGAGACAAACTCCTGATGTACTTCCAACTCATGGTCACATATCCTCTTCATCAAAATTTAGCATGAGTGCAGAAGAAAATTTGCCACCAGAGACACAAGAGACCATCAACGAGACCATTTTTCTTGCAGTTGTTTTAAGCGTAACTGGGACATCTTTTTTTGCAGTAATTCTCTTCATCATATATTACAAATGCCGtaagaaaaagatttttttacGTTCTAGCTTAAGAGATGACAGTCCACTCCTAAGTCATAGTTTGAGTGACCTCTCTGGTATGGAAGTTCATTTGCTTTGTACTTTTGG contains:
- the LOC122010049 gene encoding ABC transporter G family member STR2-like is translated as MHLQNGYRLDTSIDIPKPAGFAGLHFSELIYTVTKKQKVEEHWVSQDVDLLHRITGHAPKGRVTAVMGPSGAGKSTFLDALAGRIASGSLQGKVTLDGREIHPSLMKHVSAYVMQDDRLFPMLTVYETLTFAADFRLGSIPIQEKKERVERLIEQLGLTWSRNTYIGDEGTRGVSGGERRRVSIGVDIIHKPALLFLDEPTSGLDSTSAHSVIERVHNIARDGSTVILTIHQPSNRIQLLLDHLIILARGQLMYMGAPPDVGAHLGRMGRKVPKGESAVEHLLDVIQEYDQSEYGVAALAEFCLTGLKPPRISDEAYFSISNVRQAGAKEEESVAGGSGVHRGGNEFDHSLRSLWASGRSPWSDSHGGSAIMDALRLTPSRPRRPPHPPNNLSPAYYFSKEIMSSTPTPHSSDYTVNEDDYLTPNFFDGGGGRHEAARPKFANSYPVEIWVLMRRNFTNIRRTPELFLSRQMVLTVMGIMMATMFTHPKDTPQGVAERLSFFIFTVCLFFFSSNDAVPAFIQERFIFVRETSHNAYRASSYALAGLITYLPFLLLQAATYAVIVWWALRLHGSFAYFLLVLYASLLATNSFVVFVSSVVPNFILGYAAVIAFTALFFLFCGYFLSSSSIPRGWKWMNIISTMKYPYEGFLMNEFVRDRVFYHNPLNQTLPVTGADILRQMSISREEVQKWRMVLYLVGWAVIYRLFFYLVLRFGSKNQRS